The genomic segment CGGCACCACGCCTGCTGACGTGGCGGCGGCGCTCGGTTTTGCCGATCAGAGTCATCTCGGGCGCTGGTTTCAGCGCGCCTACCGGCTCTCGCCCGCTCACTACCGCAGACTGTGCACGAATCTTCCAGACGCGGGCAGCTGAGTATTCAAAGATAGCGGCTCAGACAACGGGAGATCCTATGAGCCTGCTTTCACAACAACTGCCCTTTTTGTTTTTTGCCTTTGTGGCCTCGATTACGCCAGGCCCGACCAACATTCTTATCCTCACTAACAGCCAGCGCTATGGCACGCGCGCCACGCTGCCTGCGGTCGCGGGCGCCTGCTTTGCCTCGTGTGCCATTGTGCTGCTGTGCGGCGTCGGTCCTGGTGAGGCGTTGCGTCACGCGCCGTGGCTGTCGCGCCTGATGGCGCTTGCGGGCGCGCTCTGGCTGAGCGTGCTGAGCTGGCAACTGTTCTGGTCGCCCGCGGTCTCACTGGCAGGTGAGGCTACCCGGCCTTTTGGTGCCCGTGCCGCGGCGACGTTGCAGCTTATTAACCCTAAAACCTGGATGATGGCGATGGCAGTAGTAACCGTGTTTGCCCCGCGTCAGACAAACCCTATCGCTACCCTTCTCTTTCAGGCGGGCGGTTTTCTGGTGATTTCACTGTTGTGTCTTGCCGCCTGGGCGTGGCTTGGCAGCAGTGTGCATCGGGTCTTTAAAAGCCCGACAGCGCTGGTGCGTTTTCAGCGGCTGATGGCGCTCTGGCTTCTGGCCTGCGCCTGGATGGGATTTTTTAACTGAAAACGGCCCCGGAGGGCCGCTTTCTTAGTGCGCTTCGTTCTGCGGGGTGAAGCGCAACTCAATCAGCGCGACCGCTTTCTGGATAGCGCGCAGCGTCACCGGATCGGCGGAAGGATGGCCGGAGAAATCGATGCTCTTAAGCTGGCTTGCCATTTTGTCGCGCACTTCCACAGGCGCGATGACGTCGATAACGTCCAGGATCTGTTTGATAACCAACTGGCAGGCGACGACATCGGAAACCAGTTCATCTTCGGCAGTGAGGGATTGTGACATTGCGTTCTCCTTAGCATGAAGCCGCACATAGTAACGGCAAAGCCCGTCGAATGCGACATGGCGCGCAGCGGCTAAAAATAAACTGCCATTTCAGAAAAAAAGAACGGAAGTTTGAGAAGGCGCTAAAGAAGCGTATAACGTCAGATTCCGGCAAAAAAAAACCTGCCAGGCGGCAGGTTTTTTTATCAGAACATCCCGCCCGGCGGAACGTCTTTGAAGGTTTTGCAGTAGTTTTCAAACATGCTTTTGAGGATTTTGCGCAGTTTCATGGGTGCTCCGATATTGTTCATTATGGTTAGCAGGTTGCTGTAGGCCAATAATATGACTTGCGTCACAAAAATCAACCATTTTGTGATTAAAATCACGCCATTTAGTTAACAACTTTAAGCTGCATGTTAATAAAATGCTGATTTTTCCGACGCTTATCGCTTACATCTTTTGGTTAAAGTTTAAAAAAATTTTTTAGGGAGCAGGCATGGGGCAACACATGGCGAAGCCAGGCGCGGGAGGCGTGTCTCCCGCCGCGCTGCTGGTGGCAGGCGCCTTCTTTATGGAGTTTCTCGACGGTACGGTGATCGCCACCGCGCTACCCACCATGGCGCAGACGTTCGGCGTTGAGGCCGTTGCGCTGAATATCGGCATCAGCGCCTACCTGTTGACGCTCGCCGTGCTTATCCCGGCAAGCGGCTGGATTGCCGACCGCTTCGGCGCGCGCAAGGTGTTTACACTGGCGCTGGGGATTTTCACCGGTGCCTCGGTGCTGTGTGGGCTTGCCAACTCGCTGGAGATGTTTGTGCTGATGCGCGTCTTGCAGGGCGCAGGCGGCGCGTTGATGGTGCCAGTCGGGCGGCTTGCGGTGCTGCGCGTCACGCCGAAACATCAGCTGATTACCGCCATCGCCACGCTGACGTGGCCTGCGCTGGTTGCGCCGATCATCGGCCCGCCGCTTGGCGGATTTATCACAAGCTACGCCAACTGGCGCTGGATCTTCTTTATCAACCTGCCCGCCGGTCTGCTGGCGATGGCGCTCGCCTGGCGCCTCATTCCGGATAAGCACGACGA from the Cronobacter condimenti 1330 genome contains:
- the azuC gene encoding stress response protein AzuC; protein product: MKLRKILKSMFENYCKTFKDVPPGGMF
- a CDS encoding LysE family translocator, with the translated sequence MSLLSQQLPFLFFAFVASITPGPTNILILTNSQRYGTRATLPAVAGACFASCAIVLLCGVGPGEALRHAPWLSRLMALAGALWLSVLSWQLFWSPAVSLAGEATRPFGARAAATLQLINPKTWMMAMAVVTVFAPRQTNPIATLLFQAGGFLVISLLCLAAWAWLGSSVHRVFKSPTALVRFQRLMALWLLACAWMGFFN
- a CDS encoding DUF2766 family protein; its protein translation is MSQSLTAEDELVSDVVACQLVIKQILDVIDVIAPVEVRDKMASQLKSIDFSGHPSADPVTLRAIQKAVALIELRFTPQNEAH